Genomic DNA from Deltaproteobacteria bacterium:
GAACCCGCCGGCGTCCGCGGATCTGGTGGGGCGGCTCTCGTTCCGCGAGACGAGGACCGAGGACACGCTGATCGACCTGGCGCCCGAGCTCGGCGCTGGCTACGTCGAGCTCCTGGCCGCGAACCCCGGCGTCGACCCGTGGCTGCCGCCCAAGGGCACGCGGCTGGTCGTTCCGGCCGCGAGGCTTCTGCCGA
This window encodes:
- a CDS encoding peptigoglycan-binding protein LysM, coding for MTERRSRSARSAALLLLVALSLPACVTGLFRSPEKPRTRYLLENPPASADLVGRLSFRETRTEDTLIDLAPELGAGYVELLAANPGVDPWLPPKGTRLVVPAARLLP